CGGTTTTCCGAATTGAATCTGAGATTTCAAATCCAAGTTCACCGGAATCGGAGCGGACTTTCCTCTTCCCATCGGAAAACGAAAACCCGCGAGTTGAACGGAGCCGTTCACATTCAAAGAATGGAATGTTCCACCGATCTTCATCTGAAGACCCAAAATTCCGTTCAAAGTTTTTACGTAATCGGTAAGATTTAAGTTCTGAACCGCAAGATCCAGGTCGAGTTCCGTTCCGTGACGAATACTTCCCGTTCCTGCCAATTGAATCCCGTTGTACGTTACTAAAAATTCCTTGAGTTCCGCGTTTTCGAGAAGCGGAATCGGCTTACTCGCGTTAGGCGATTCTTCCGTTAGGGGATGAAGAATAAAATCGGCTACGAGTTTTAACTCCGGAATCTTATGATTTTTTCCCCCCGTGGAAATCAAAAGATCCTTCGCTCCGATATCCGCGCTCAACTTCAAACGAGTGTCCTTACCCGAGACGGTGATCGGAGCCAAACGCAATTCTCCGTCCAAAACCATCTTCGGGATTCCTGGGATCGTGGATAAAAAATCGGATAGAGGTTTTAAACGAATGGATGATTTTTGAATCGAAAACTGAACGTTTCTTTCCTTAGAGGAAACTCCCGAAATTTCTCCCGCGCCAGACAACCAAACGTCCTGATTGACCCTGAGTTCGAGACTTTCGAGTTTGAGTTTGTCCTCTTTTTCAAGATAACCGAGTTGATACTTAAGACCGAATCCGAAAGGGGCCAGTAACTGATTGCGAACTCGGATTGGAATCGAATCGGAGCCGATATCCGCTTTCGAGATCAACATTCCGCCGGGAACGGAATCGTCTCTGGACAATTCTAAGCCGATTCGAAACGGTTGATCCAAGGATTTGGAATCGTCCTCGAAATAGATTCGAACCGTTTTTTCCGGATTCATCTTAAAGCGTATAACGTCGATTAGCTGGAGAATGCGCACGTTAAGCGGAATCTTGCGAAATCGTACCGTGTCCAGCTCCAAGCCGAGATTGAAACCGTCCACGCCCGCCTTATACGAAGACGCGCCCGATTCCGATACGACGTGAACAAAGATGTCCTTGAGTTCCAGATTCAAATAAGCGCTGACCGGAATGTATGTGGAAATGTCTTCCAACGGCGAGGAAGGAGCTTCTTCCTGTTTCGGTTCTTCTTTGGAGGAAGCGAAAAGTTTTGCGAGGTTCCATTCTCCATTTTTCTGTCTGAGATCGACCTGCAAGCCGACGACCGCGACTCTGGAAAGTTTGGCTCTTCCGAAAAAGATCCAGGGGAGATTGTAGGAAAGATCGAGTTCCTTTACGGAAAGAACCGGTCGTTCTTCGAAGGTCGCATCCGATCTGAGGAGAACATTTTCGAGCGTGATCCCGTATAGAAGGGAGAATTTTGTTACCGTAAAACTCGCGGTTCCTTGTATGGAACCTTGTAGAGCTTTGGATAGTATCAACTGACCCGTAAATCGATTGAATACGAGTTTGTAAATAATTAATAGACTAAATAGAGAATAGTAAAGTCGTCTATGTTTCTCGAAATGACGTTTGAAAGTTTCCACGACTTCTGAACGAATCAGTATTCGAAAGATTCAAGTGCCTCTTCCAACGTCTTGTAGATCTCGAAGATGCTGGCGAGTTTTGTAATCTCCATTAAGTTCTCTATGTCGGAATTCAAGTTGGTAAAAACCATTCTTCCTTTTAAGCCGTCGATATGTTTGTAGATATTGAGGAACATACCGAGTCCGGCGGAGTTGATAAAGGGAACTTTTTTCAAATCGATGATAAATTTCGGAACGTCACCTTTGGAAATGTACTCTTCGATTTTTTGACCTAACTCGAACTCATTTCCCGCTTTTATCGGCCCTTCAATCTTGATGATGTGGACGTCGTTTTTAGTGGTGACTTTGATTTTCATAACCCTGACTTGGATATTGGATGCAAGTATAATTTAATTTCCTGGCAATTTGTAAAGAGAATTTTTCGCGGAGCACTAAAAATCAGGGCAAAAACATATCCGTTAAAACTGATAAGTCCGCAAGTGTAGCAAACGATAGCTTGCATGAATCGGGGGAATAATTCTGGACAAAAAGCCGACTTCTACGATCCTTACGGGTACTCTTATGGCCGAAAGACCTCCTCTCCTTTCCGTAGTCATCCCCATCTACAACGAAGAAAAAACCATTCCCGAACTTACGAGAAGACTCGCGATTTTGCAAGATCTCTTAAGCTCCGAACATTCCTTTAAAAAGGACGACTTAGAAGTTCTTTTCGTAAACGACGGATCGAGAGACGAAAGTTTTTCGGTACTCAAAAAATTCTGTTCTCAGACGAACGGATATAAACTCGTCAACCTTTCCAGAAATTACGGACATCAGACCGCAATCACGGCGGGAATCGACACGGCTCTCGGAGACGCGGTCGTCGTGATGGACGGAGATCTTCAAGATCCTCCCGAATTCGTAAGCGATCTTTACGCAAAACTGCACGAAGGATACGACGTCGTTTATGCGAAACGAAAAAAAAGACCCGGAGAATCCTGGTTCAAACTTTTAACCGCTCACGTATTTTACAGAATTCTAAAGAAGATCACCCGCTTCGACATTCCGATCGACACGGGAGATTTTAGAATCATGAGCAGAAGAGTCACGAACGTTCTTTGTTCCATGCGGGAACAACACCGTTACATCCGAGGTTTGATTTCCTGGATCGGTTTTAAACAAACCGGGCTCGAATACGAAAGGGAAGAACGTTTCGAAGGTGTGACCAAGTTCTCCGTCGGAAAGATGCTCAAATTCGCGTTAGACGGAATCACTTCCTTCTCCTCGGCTCCGCTCAAACTTTCCTCTTATCTCGGATTTTTCACCGCGTTCGGCGGGGCAATCTACGCGTTATACGTCATTTATCTGAGAATTTTCACCTCCGAAACGATCACCGGCTGGAGTTCGATGATGATCGTAGTGCTCATATTAGGCGGAACTCAACTTCTCGCGCTCGGAATGATCGGAGAATATTTGAGCCGAGTGAACGACGAATCCAAAAGCAGACCGCTTTACGTGATCGAGGACGTTTATTCCTCCGTTTCGAAAAAACAAAAATCGACGACCGCAAAGAAAAAATCATAAACGCCCGATTTCCCTCTGGAGATAGATATGAAAAAAGACAAACTTCTGATTCCGGGTCTTCTGCTCTGTTTCGTTTCCTTGGGACTCGCGTTTTATATGGGGTTTCGCAACTGGGAAATTTTCATTCGCACCTGTAGTCTCAAAGATCTTTTGACCTGGGATGAAAACATTCGTCTCAACGTAGTTCTCGATCAGTTTCAAGACTTCCGTGATTTCAAACTCTGGAGGGCCTTCTTTCCGTTTTTGGAATCCCCCACTTGGCCTCCGTTTCGTTCCTTCCTGTCTTTGTTGCTTCTTTTGACGCCGGGCGATATGCCGATCACTTGGAAGGATTCTTTCCTTGGATTGATTTTCTACGTTATCTGCTTTCCTACGATTCTCTATGTCGTTTATCAAATTACGGGTTCGTTCTTTAAGGCCGGTCTGACTTCGATTCTTACTTTAGCGTTGACCCTGCATACGACCGAAGCTCCGTCTTATAGCCTTTCCTCCATGCTCGAAACTCAAGGCATGTTCTTTCTATTATGGACTTATTATACTCTTTATAAGATCTATCGCCAGACGGAAACGGACTTATTTCGGAACGAATTCGATCCCAAAGAAAAGATAGAATGGTCCGTGTTTCTTTCTCTGTTCGGCTTGTTTTTTACGAAATATCCATACGGACTTCTTCTTTTTATCGCGATCTTTATCTACGAGGTCGTTTCCAAGCCGAAAGAATATTCCGAAATTCTAAAGTTTGCCCTGACCGCTCGTTATAAGGGTTTACGGAGAATTTTCGTCATTCTCGTGGTTTTGCTCGTGTTGTCTCTTCCCGTGCTCCGTGTTGTGACGAATCTGAACCTCGACCAAAGACAATTCAAACTCATCATCTACTACTGCACCGTTTTATTGTTCATCGACTTTAATCTTTTCTTATATTCTAAAAGGGAAGAATGGAAAAAGATCGCCCCTTCCTCGATCCGAGCGATTTATCTTTATGCGATCGCACCTTCTCTCGCTTGGATCTTCGCAAACCCGGACCGGGTGATGAGTCTGATCAACGCGCAGATGATCGTAAACGAATACGTGAAAAGTTTCGTATTCGCTTTATTCTCCTCGCCAACGACGACAAGTCCGGTCAGTCATGTCTTCCAAGAACCTTGGATCTTCCGGATCTTTTTCTTCGGAGTTGTGTTGTTGATTCTTTGGTTTTTTAAAAACAGAATCAAAGAAAACAAAGGAAATCTTTTTTCATCCGTCACGGAAACGTTTCGAGATCCTTTGGTGGCGATCACGAGCATTCTATTTTTGCAATATATCATCATCGACGCGACCACGGGCAACAAACAGTTGAGACACGTATTCCCTCCCTTACCCGCGTTGTTCACCGTTTTTTCGCTTTGGATCTTTCGTTTTATCGAAGACGAATTGCAAAATGTTCGGATCGCCGCGATCACTCTCGGAACGATCGTGTTCGTATGGAGTTCCAGTTTGTATGTTCGGGAAGGCGGGCTTCTGCGCAATAGTTTTGAAAAGGTTCAGTATTTTTGTCTGAAAGGATTTCAAACGGATCTGTTTCAACCGGCGAGAGACTTAACCGCAAAAATTTCTCCCGAAGGAAAATACATCGTATTCAACGGATTTCACGAGGACTTCAACTTCGACAAGAAGGGACGATTGATCGCGTCCGAAATCGATCTTCTTATGAGAATGAAAACCTTCTCCAAAGGAAAATACAGAAACGATTCCAGACACAAGTGGAAGTCCTGGGAAGAATTCTCATCCGCTCTCGTGATCGCACCGACCTGCGCTCAAAAGGAGATGATGGAGAAGTTCGCGATCCGTTCCGCAGCGGTGGGAAAAAGCACCGTTCTCAAAAAAGAATACAAACATCCTTCCGGGAATTATTGTCTTCGGGAATATTCGATTCAATAACGAAAGAATATCGTTTTATTCTAATATGCAAAACTTCTTGTGCAGATCGTTCCGTTTAGACCCTTTGTGGGTCTGCGGATCGTGATCTCGCAGTTTGAGTTTGAAATCGTCGCAGGGCTACCCAACGCGTACCCCGTGTTCGTCTGAGAACCGGTTACGGTAAGATTCGTAGCGCTATAATTGAGGCTCGTCGTCGAGGAATTGTAGGAGCCGGACTCGGTCATCGTTCCCGTAATCGTATAATCCGAAGTCAACGTAAGACCGCTCCGAACAAAACTCGGAACGTTCGCGTCCAATAAAATCCTACAACTTTGAAATTGATACTGTAGATTTACGAGGGTATCGGTAGAAGGTTTCGTAAAACTTCCGGTGATCGTAACCTGACCGCCGCCCGGACACGTATCGGTTGTGTTTTGTGCCGCGCCGTAGGTAAGAATCATATCGGTTCTGAATTTTCCCGCGGTGGCGACGATTCCCCAGGCAGTATCCGCGTCCTGATTGGTTTGTCCGTAACTTCCGAGAAGACCGACTAAGGCCGCAAACTCGGCTCCGCTCAACTTGTCTTCTTCCTTCGATTTACAAGACACCGATCCGATCTCGATCAAAAGACAAAAAGCGACCAATCTGAGTAACATACATTTTTCCTAATCAATCAAAATCTGAAATTCAAAACAAAACGCAAAGGAACAAACGATTCTTCCGTTTCCTCTTTTCATTGATTTAAAATGAAACAAATGTGTCAAGAGGTGTTCGAGATTATGAAATCGCATTCTTAGCGCCCTCTCGAACCGAATCCGGGTGCGAAAAAAAGGCGATTCCTTGTAAAAATCAGCGTCTTAAGAAATAAGATCCTATCTTTCATTCTCCGGTTCCTTTTTCAGTTCGGTTTAAAGCGTTAAAACTAAATGCAGGATTTTGAATATTCTATGTTGATTCTCGGAAAATAGATTGCCGGAATCCGGAAGGATGGTTAAAAATGACCTTGTTCTCAAGTAACATGCAACCGTCTTGGATTATCCCTTCCATTCTTTTCGCATTAACGACGGTCATCATTCTAAACCTAGTCTATTTGTTTCTCTACTGGACGGAAAAACATAAGTTCCTTCTCTTCTGGTTTCTTTCCTGGTTTTTCCAATTGGTTTTCCTTTCGGGAAATTTATTCCGAGCGGCTGTCGAAGAAAACGCGTGGATTTCCGTTCTCATCCATTCTTCGGACGTGACACGCGCGTTCTTTTTACTCATGGGAACCTTTCTATTCGCCAAGAAAGCATTTCCAAAAACGATCTATTGGATTTTTCCGATCGGAATTTTTTGGACGGTTCTGGAAGAAATTTATTTCCCAGGTTCGGACCTTGCCTCGGCTCCGATTTATATCATCGTCGGCGGGGCCCATATCTATTCCGGTTTGATTCTTCTCAAACTCCCTTCGACTCATTATAAGGGAACCTTAATCGGAGGTTGGAACTTCGTTCTTTGGGGAATTCATATCATCGACTATCCGCTTTTGAGACCGGTCCCCGAACTTGCGGTGTTCGGTTTTTTACTCGGGGGTCTGTTTCGTCTAACGAGTGCTATTTCAATTTTGATCATATACTTCGAATGGTCCCGCGAAGCAGAGATCAGACTCGATTCCTTATATAAAAAAATCATCGACACTTCCCAGGAAGGAATTTGGATTTTGGATCGGGAGGGAAACACCACCTTTGCCAATCACAAAATCGGAGAGTTATACGGAGTCGATCCGGACAAGATGGTCGGCCGAAACATCCTGGATATCGTAGAACCGGAACGAAGAAAGGCGGTGGCCGATCGTTTGGAAGCGAGAAAAAAGGGAATCACCGAAATTTCGGAATACAATTTCGTAAACGCAAAAGGCGAACAGAAATACGCGATCGCATCCGCCAACCCGCTCTACGACGATCAGGGAAATTACGACGGCGCGCTCGCGATGATCGTAGATATAACGTCTCTCAAAATCGTCGAGGAAAAACTCAGGGAAAGCGAAAGACAGATTTCGACGATCATCAGCAATATATCGGGAATCGTATATCGTTGTAAAAACGATCCGCCTCATTGGACGATGGAATACATCAGCGAAGGTTGTCTTCAACTCACCGGATATACGTCGTCGGATTTTGTGGATAAAAAAATATTAGATTTCGGTGATATAATCCTGGAAGAAGATCAGGAAGAGGTGGCAACGGGGGTTTCCTCTTCCGTGGAATCCCGGGCTCCGTATCAAATCACGTATAGAATCCGAAAGAAGGACGGAAGCATTCAGTGGTGTTTCGAACAAGGGATCGGCGTTTTCGGGGCGGACGGAACACTTCAGGGTTTGGAAGGTGTGATCATAGACTACTCCCTTCCGAAACAAGCGGAAGAATTGATCAGCAATTCTCTCCGTGAAAAGGAACTTCTACTTCGGGAAATCCACCATAGAGTGAAAAACTATATGCAGGTTTTATCAAGTCTCATCGGTTTACAATCCGAGTATTCCCAAGATCCGAACGCGAAGAAGGTATTGGAAGACAGCCAAAATCGAATCGCCTCGATGGCGATGATTCACGAAACCTTATATTCAAAAAGTGTGGAGAGCCAGACCTTTCTACCCGATTATATCCGAAAATTGATCTCGAATCTGATGCGTTTTTTCGGATACGACGACCAGGAACTTCAGATCGATATCTATTGCGATTCGATCGTTCTCAACCAATCGATCCTGATCCCTCTCGGTTTAATACTCAACGAACTCATCACGAACTCGATGAAACACGCCTTCCCCAAAATTAGAGGTTTGAAAAAACTCAGCGTAAGTTTTAAACTGGACGAAAAGAATTATTCGCGTCTCGAAGTGACCGATAACGGTCCGGGGAAGTTTCCGAATTCTCAACCGAAAAAGGATTCCTTAGGAACCGAACTCGTACAATTGCTTACACATCAATTAAAAGGAACCTTGCAGGAATCCACGAACGCGGAAGGTTTTACGACGACCGTTTCCCTTCCTCCTACGATTCAAAAATGATCGTTTAAGCCGCGACCGTTTTTTCCGAATTCAACTTTTCTAATGTAGATCCGGAACTGTCCGATGTTCTCGAAGCGATCTCCTCGAAAGTTTCCCTATATTTCTCGTGATTCGTTCCCATAACCTTATCCCAAAAATTGAAATAGAGGGAATAGTTGCAGTTGAAATACTTATGATGCATGTTGTGATGTGTGGTCGTGTTATGCCAATTCGTGAACTTGCTTCTCAAAAACCAGGAAGGAAAAAGTTCGTAGGAAAGATGACCCAAAACGTTAAGCGAAGTCATATAAATAAAGAATACGATCATCGCTCCCTGATGTAAGGGAAGAATCACCGAAGCGAGCGGAATGATTCCGGATTCCACGATCGCCTCCAGGGGATGAAAGGAAAACGCGGCCCAAGGAGAAGGATTGGTGGACTTGTGATGGACCAAATGGAAACTTTTAAACAGAAGTTTGTGGTGCATCATCCGATGTGTCCAATAAAAATACGTGTCGTGAAGAAGGATCAACGCGAAGACGCTGAAGATCAGATAACCGATCCCGTAATCGGAAACGTTGTCATAAATCAAATTGTATCCGTTTACTTGAGACCAAGCCGTGAATATTCCCGAAAGCGCGAAGATCACAAACGTAATCAGCGAGTATTTGACTTCGTGTAGAATTTTTTCCCTTTCCGGTTTTTTACCCTGAATCAGTTTGTGGGAAAGTTTTTTACCGAGGAGAATCCAAACGATCAGGAACGCGGTTCCGGCAAAGAGCAGATAACGTAACAACAGGGTTCCCCAGACGATTCCGAAAAAGCCGGAGTAACCGACCTTAGAAAGCAATTCTTCCATTTCCATTCTCCCCTTATCGATTTTGATTATGGACCGAAACCCTCATTTAAGCTTGCTCTTTTCAAAATCGTTCAGGTTAATTTTCGGTTCCACGCGATTTTTTCTGTACTCTGTCGGCGTATAGGATGTAAGTTCCTTAAAAGCACGGTTGAAAGGTCCGAGGGATTGATACCCCAAGTCCATCGCGATTCGAATCACGGGGATCTCGTCCTTGTCGGAATTCAATAAAATTTCGCAGGCTTCCTGAATTCTATATCGGTTTAAAAAATCGTTAAAATTTCGGAAACCCAGATTGCCGTTGATCAACCTTCTGAGTTTGTATTCGTGCACCTGAAGTTCTTCCGCGAGGCTTCGAATCGTAAGACCTTCCGAACGATACATCTTCTCCTTTTCAAAAGCGTCTATGAGCTTTTTCTGAAGAACCGGATCGACCGGAGGAGTTTTCTCCTCTTCGACCGCACCTTCCCTTTTTTGAATCAGACCTTCCTTCAACTCGAACATCAGAAAGTGAAACGCAAGGATCAGTCCCCAAGCCAGAATTCCGTTGATCAGATCCAGTATTTCGGATAATTCTTTTCCGCGTAAAAATAGGTGCGAAAAAATGTTAAGCGCAATCACAGTTCCGGAAATGAGAATGTGAATTTGTCTGAGTGTTCTTCTGGATTCGACGAGATCGTCCGTTCTTCCGATATACGTTTGTACGATCGCGGTCAAAACAAAACCGAGCGAGAAGATGGATGGTAATAAAATTTGGGAAAGAATTCTTTCCGATTCCACCGGACCACGAAGCGAAATTTGTCCGAGTTCGGGATAAGTGACAACCGCAGAGATGATCAACTTGCCGGCCAATAAAAACCAAAACCAAGTTTTGATTTCGAAATGATCGTCAAACGCCGCTAAGGTGATCAGCCAATAAAAAAACGGAAGAGCCAAGAGGCATAAAAAAAGAACGTTGCGGGCGATAAACGGAATTTTTACGTCCACGTCCAAGTTTAAGATCAGGTAAGCAAGAATGGTCAGTATAAAACATACCGCGATTCTTCCTCGAATATCATACCAATAACGCGCTATAAAAAAAATGAAAAGCGAAACGAGTCCGCCGATGGAAAAGAAATGGAGAATATTCGTAATTTCGCTAATCACTGATTCCTTCCAGATTTTCCAACTCTGCCCAAAAGTCTTTTGTTTGTAAATCAGGAAGCAGGTTTCGAATCCGTTCGCTGTCGATAAAACAGTCTTCTTTCTTGGATTCTTCTATCTCCGTTTTGGAAATTTTTTCGTGTTCTTCCAAATAGGAAAATATTTCTTTCCAAGTATGCCATTGATTGTCCGAAAGATTGAGCACGTTTGGAATCGTGTCGAAACCATCTTGTTCGATCTTTTGGATCAGTAAAGAAATCGTTCGAGCGATATCGTCTCCGTGAATCAAATTGAGTTGTCTCGAACTTTTTTTTACGAGTCCCTTTCTCGCCCAATCCGCGGGGTTTCTCAAAGGTCCGTAGATTCCGGACAATCTGAGAATTTTACCTCCTCTTTGAAGCCATTCTTTTTCGACAGCAAACCGATCGTGGTCTTCCTGAAGAGGAGTCGTTTCGACGATATCGGAAACCCTTTGGTAAATACTCGTGGTTCCGAGAAGTATCGAGTTCTTTCCGACCGAAAACGCCAAATTGATAAACGAATTCGGATCGGAAAGTTTTTGAATCGGAAACGTTACGATACAAAGATCGAAGAAGTTCTGTGAATATTCTTCCCCGAACTTCTTTAAGGATTCCACATTCGAAAAATCGAATATTTCAGTTCCTGCAACGCTCGTATTGGAAGAAAACGTTTTCAGCTCTACGTTTTCTCGGGATCTTAACGTTTCGGAGATCCGGATTCCGGTATAACCTAAACCGAAAATTCCGATCCGCATCTATTCGAGGCCCAGTCGTTTGTAGATCAGTCCCACTTTTTCAAGATACGGTTCTATTTTGAATATATCGTCCAGGTCCTTTTGTGTAAGAACCTTGTTGACCCTTTCGTCTTTTTCCAGTCTTGTTTTGAGAGTTTCGGATTGATTCGCCCATACCGCCATCGCGTGTTCTTGAACGATCAGATATGCGTCTTCTCTTACGATTTTTCCTTTTTCGATCAAAGCGAGAAGAACCTTTTGAGAAAAGATCAGACCTCGTGTGACGCCTAACGTCCTTTCGATCGCGTCCGGATATACGTGAATATTCTTAATCACGAACAACATCTTATCCAATATATATTCGAGTCCGATCGTCGAATCCGGAAGTACAACCCTTTCCGCGGAAGAATGTGAGATATCTCTTTCGTGCCAAAGCGCGACGTCCTGCAACCCGACGTTTACGTTGGCGCGAATCACTCTGGAAAGACCGGAGATTCTTTCGCAGATTACCGGGTTTCTTTTATGAGGCATAGCGGAAGATCCTTTTTGTCCGGCCGAGAACGGTTCTTCCACTTCTCTTCCTTCCGTCTTTTGCAGAAGTCGGATCTCCGTCGCCATTCTATCCAAGGAAGAAGCGGTGACCCCGAGAACGGAAAGATAAAATGCGTGGCGATCTCTCGATACTACTTGAGTCGCGATCGGGTCCACTCTAAGCCCCATCTTCTCGCACACGTAAGCTTCGATTTCCGGATCGATGTTGGAATAGGTTCCGACGGCGCCCGAAAGTTTTCCGACGGCGATCTCTTCGCGAGCGTCTGCCATTCTTTTTCTATTTCGGTTTAATTCTTCAAAAAATAATGCGAACTTGAGACCGAGCGTCATCGGCTCTGCGTGGATTCCGTGGGATCTTCCGATACAAGGTAGGTCTCTGTATTGGATCGCCTTTTCGCGAACCGCTACGATGAGCGCGTCCGTTTTTTTAAGGATCAGATCCATTGCCTGAACCATTTGAACGCAGAGCGCCGTGTCTCCGATGTCGGATGACGTAAGTCCGTAGTGAACGTGTCTTCCTGCGGGTCCGATGTAGGAATTCATGTTCGTCAAAAACGCGATCACGTCGTGATGGACCTTGCTTTCGATTTCGAGAATCTCATCCACCTTGAACTTAGCTTTCGATTTGATCTCTTGAAAATCCTCGGCCGGAACTTCTCCGCGTTTCATTCGGATTTCGCAGGCAAGAATTTCTATTTCTTTCCAAATTTCGAATTTGTTCTCTAATTCCCAGATTTTGGAAATTTCAGGATTGGAATAACGATCGATCATGGCGCAGGGGTTCCTTGGGAATGAAGTCCTAATCCACTCTTCCACGGAAGGTCTTTCTGTAAAAAGAAAAATGGACGGTCTACCGACCTCTTTTACCCGAGTTCGAAGGAGCGGACGAATTCCCGAATCGTGTTGATATGATCGATCTCCGGAGATGGATTCTCCTTACTCGGCTCGTAAAGATGTTCGTCGAAAACGTGATAATCGAAAATCTTCAAAGAAAAGTCCGGAAACGTGATGATGATATTTTCGGAATGAATGTCGAAAATGAGTTTTTCCTCTTGAGCCAGATGTTTGGTCACCTCGATCACGCGATGAAAATCCAGAGCGATTTTTTTCAACTTGGAACGGCTGATCACCCCGAATTTATGCGTGTCAAAACTCAACTTCCATTTTGGGAAGAATGCGTCCTGCAAAGGGTTTTGTCGGATCTTTTCGTTCAGTCGGATGAATTCTTTTAAATGTTTTCCAGGAAGAAGGTTTTGGTTGTCGCAGGGAGTTAAGGTAAGAATGGAACTCCCGAACGGGGTTCTTCTCGCTCGAAGACCCATGAAGTAGCGTGTCGGAAGAACAAGATCGGGAATCAAAGACTTCAACTTCCAATAATGAAGCCTTTCCAAACCCAAACGCGAAAACTTAAAATGAATGTCTTCCTTCGCCGATCTCGTCCAAGTTTTGGACTTCAAAAAATCCATCAGTTGAATCTCTTCCGATTTCAAATATCGATCCAGATTCTTATTCACGTGTTTGTATAAGGAGCCG
This window of the Leptospira barantonii genome carries:
- the purB gene encoding adenylosuccinate lyase; the encoded protein is MIDRYSNPEISKIWELENKFEIWKEIEILACEIRMKRGEVPAEDFQEIKSKAKFKVDEILEIESKVHHDVIAFLTNMNSYIGPAGRHVHYGLTSSDIGDTALCVQMVQAMDLILKKTDALIVAVREKAIQYRDLPCIGRSHGIHAEPMTLGLKFALFFEELNRNRKRMADAREEIAVGKLSGAVGTYSNIDPEIEAYVCEKMGLRVDPIATQVVSRDRHAFYLSVLGVTASSLDRMATEIRLLQKTEGREVEEPFSAGQKGSSAMPHKRNPVICERISGLSRVIRANVNVGLQDVALWHERDISHSSAERVVLPDSTIGLEYILDKMLFVIKNIHVYPDAIERTLGVTRGLIFSQKVLLALIEKGKIVREDAYLIVQEHAMAVWANQSETLKTRLEKDERVNKVLTQKDLDDIFKIEPYLEKVGLIYKRLGLE